A genomic region of Neosynechococcus sphagnicola sy1 contains the following coding sequences:
- a CDS encoding prepilin peptidase, translating into MLTLIHLIIYLFVFSFGAAVGSFLNVVIYRLPAGLSILWPPSRCPHCLQRLRKTENLPVVGWLWLRGRCGHCCRQIAIRYPLVEAAVGMMFLVVFSDFGISLLTLGYWVFLSWLLVLAMIDLDTMTLPNSLTQSGLVVGLGFQLLLGLQAHGYLTGALGQLMVGIGGGVLGVWLFDLITLVGSVALGQTAMGAGDAKLAAMMGAWLGWKFLLLASFLGCALGAFAGGVGDRPRLVRSSSTHAFWAVSGLGSRDLCPVGGGIASLVFPAIFPGHGVGSDAVQPPGDRNRRPSQVHNYKAVLTLSKILSN; encoded by the coding sequence ATGTTGACGCTGATTCATCTAATTATTTATCTGTTTGTCTTCAGCTTTGGGGCTGCCGTTGGTAGCTTCTTGAATGTGGTGATTTATCGCCTCCCCGCAGGTTTATCCATCCTGTGGCCACCCTCCCGTTGTCCCCATTGTCTGCAGCGGCTGCGAAAGACGGAAAATCTTCCGGTGGTTGGCTGGTTATGGTTACGGGGGCGCTGTGGCCATTGTTGCCGTCAGATCGCGATCCGCTATCCCTTGGTGGAAGCAGCGGTGGGGATGATGTTTCTGGTGGTATTTAGTGACTTTGGCATCTCGCTGCTGACCTTGGGATACTGGGTATTTTTGAGCTGGTTGTTGGTACTGGCAATGATCGATCTCGACACCATGACCCTCCCCAATTCCCTGACCCAATCGGGTCTAGTGGTAGGACTGGGTTTTCAATTATTGCTAGGGTTACAGGCTCACGGGTATCTCACGGGGGCGCTAGGGCAGCTGATGGTGGGGATTGGCGGGGGAGTGCTGGGAGTGTGGCTGTTTGATCTGATTACCCTCGTCGGTTCAGTGGCACTGGGACAGACGGCCATGGGGGCGGGAGATGCCAAGCTGGCCGCAATGATGGGTGCCTGGTTGGGCTGGAAGTTTTTGCTGCTGGCAAGTTTTTTAGGGTGTGCTTTGGGTGCCTTTGCGGGGGGGGTCGGCGATCGCCCTCGGCTGGTTAGATCGTCGTCAACCCATGCCTTTTGGGCCGTTTCTGGCCTTGGGAGCCGCGATCTCTGCCCTGTGGGGGGAGGCATTGCTAGCCTGGTATTTCCAGCTATTTTTCCCGGTCATGGGGTAGGAAGCGATGCAGTTCAGCCCCCAGGCGATCGCAACCGACGTCCATCCCAGGTGCATAATTATAAAGCGGTGTTGACTTTATCAAAGATTTTGTCAAATTGA
- the hemB gene encoding porphobilinogen synthase → MFPIHRPRRLRSHPQLRRMVRETVLTTSDLIYPLFAVPGSGVSKEVKSMPGVYQLSVDKIVLEAKEVYDLGIPAIILFGIPDSKDTDATGAWHHCGIVQEAATAVKEAVPELIVIADTCLCEYTSHGHCGYLELGDLTGRVLNDPTLELLQKTAVSQAKAGVDIIAPSGMMDGFVQAIRSGLDAAGYTEIPILSYAAKYASAYYGPFRDAAESSPQFGDRRTYQMDPGNSREALKEIGLDISEGADMLMVKPALAYMDIIWRVKEASNLPVAAYNVSGEYSMVKAAALNGWINEQQVVLETLTSFKRAGADLILTYHAKDAARWLNQG, encoded by the coding sequence ATGTTCCCGATTCATCGCCCCCGCCGTCTCCGGAGTCACCCGCAACTGCGTCGGATGGTGCGTGAAACCGTCTTAACCACCAGTGATCTGATCTATCCTCTGTTTGCGGTACCTGGCAGTGGGGTCTCTAAAGAAGTGAAATCGATGCCGGGAGTGTACCAGCTGTCTGTGGACAAAATTGTCCTAGAAGCCAAAGAAGTCTATGACTTAGGAATTCCGGCCATTATTCTCTTTGGGATTCCAGATAGCAAGGACACCGATGCTACGGGAGCGTGGCATCACTGTGGCATTGTCCAAGAGGCGGCAACAGCGGTGAAGGAGGCTGTCCCGGAACTGATTGTGATTGCCGATACTTGCCTGTGTGAATATACTTCCCACGGCCACTGTGGCTATTTAGAGCTGGGTGACTTAACGGGGCGAGTCCTCAATGACCCGACGTTAGAGTTGCTGCAAAAAACAGCGGTTTCCCAAGCCAAGGCTGGGGTAGATATCATCGCCCCGTCTGGAATGATGGACGGGTTTGTCCAGGCAATTCGCTCAGGCTTGGATGCCGCAGGTTACACGGAGATTCCGATTTTGTCCTATGCCGCCAAGTATGCCTCAGCCTACTATGGCCCGTTCCGAGATGCCGCTGAGTCATCCCCGCAATTTGGCGATCGCCGCACCTATCAGATGGATCCGGGCAATTCCCGAGAGGCTCTGAAGGAAATTGGTCTGGATATTAGCGAAGGGGCTGATATGTTAATGGTCAAACCAGCCCTGGCCTACATGGATATCATCTGGCGTGTCAAGGAAGCCAGCAATCTCCCCGTCGCGGCCTATAACGTCTCGGGAGAATATTCAATGGTGAAAGCGGCCGCCCTCAATGGCTGGATTAACGAACAGCAGGTGGTCTTAGAAACCCTCACTAGCTTTAAGCGGGCTGGGGCTGATCTAATTCTCACCTACCATGCCAAAGATGCCGCCCGGTGGTTGAATCAGGGGTGA
- a CDS encoding sulfotransferase family 2 domain-containing protein, which translates to MVAFHPTIELPILWFIRKIKMIRFFRYSNESYNNLNQNSKHKFAQSHALNIFGKEAIYSFIPKNACSTLRTTIAYANGCIRDKSDFNWIHKNNHTFSATLSELARAKYTFTILRCPFARLVSAYLDKIVSRDTVAWNYIDLHNRKIDIEDITFDFFVRSMSKPNIRDGDIHWRPQIDFLVYEEYDDYFCLENFSKVETVLRDRIGIDIIDVRPLTSHTSYGFNLIDDNDFSNIKPFELLKYKLNRALPHPKNMYNDELIELTKKAYSDDISLYQSKIDRKTLMYS; encoded by the coding sequence GTGGTAGCATTTCATCCCACGATCGAGCTGCCTATTCTCTGGTTCATTCGAAAAATCAAGATGATACGTTTTTTTCGTTATAGCAATGAAAGCTACAACAATCTCAACCAAAACTCAAAGCATAAATTTGCTCAAAGTCACGCGCTCAACATATTTGGGAAGGAAGCAATTTATAGCTTTATACCGAAGAATGCATGCTCTACCCTCAGAACGACAATAGCGTATGCCAATGGCTGCATTAGGGACAAGTCGGATTTCAACTGGATTCATAAAAACAATCATACTTTTTCAGCCACTTTGTCAGAGCTTGCTAGGGCGAAGTATACATTCACAATTTTAAGGTGTCCCTTTGCCAGGCTAGTTAGTGCTTACCTGGATAAGATCGTTAGCAGGGATACTGTTGCATGGAACTATATCGACTTACATAATCGTAAGATTGATATCGAAGATATAACATTTGATTTTTTTGTTAGAAGCATGAGCAAGCCTAATATCAGAGATGGGGATATTCATTGGAGACCCCAAATAGATTTTTTGGTGTATGAAGAATATGACGACTACTTTTGTTTGGAAAATTTTTCAAAGGTAGAAACAGTCTTAAGAGATCGCATTGGCATTGATATCATTGATGTACGCCCATTAACGAGTCATACCAGCTATGGCTTTAATCTGATTGATGACAATGACTTTAGTAATATCAAGCCATTCGAACTACTGAAATACAAGCTCAACAGAGCTTTACCTCATCCTAAAAACATGTATAACGATGAGCTTATAGAGTTGACTAAGAAAGCCTACAGCGATGATATAAGTTTGTATCAAAGTAAAATCGATAGAAAAACACTCATGTACTCATAA